A single genomic interval of Lacrimispora sphenoides JCM 1415 harbors:
- a CDS encoding DUF2620 domain-containing protein, giving the protein MKIVVGGQIDKEEIARLVSLQMNGRAEIEIKGDLDAALGVKNGTYDYYVGACNTGGGGALAMAMAMLGSGLCSTISMPGNVKSGDFIREEVQKGKKAFGFTAQHKEEVLPILLQAIIEKEEVS; this is encoded by the coding sequence ATGAAGATTGTGGTTGGTGGTCAGATTGACAAGGAAGAAATTGCCAGACTGGTATCCCTGCAGATGAACGGCCGGGCAGAAATCGAGATCAAGGGGGATCTGGATGCTGCACTGGGCGTGAAAAACGGAACGTATGATTATTATGTAGGTGCCTGTAATACTGGCGGCGGCGGAGCGCTGGCTATGGCTATGGCCATGCTGGGTTCCGGGCTTTGTTCTACGATTTCCATGCCAGGAAATGTAAAGAGCGGAGATTTTATCAGGGAAGAGGTACAAAAGGGGAAAAAAGCATTTGGATTTACAGCACAGCACAAAGAAGAGGTCCTTCCTATTTTGCTTCAGGCAATCATTGAGAAAGAGGAGGTTTCATAG
- a CDS encoding PRD domain-containing protein, translated as MDLRDMLNQRLDILEENHVICKKVADYSRKAVERILEEKPDTEEDKAAMFITHLAMAGQRVLDGVVEHPLDNTLLDGIKKEPVYQRAEVLKEELLKETDIQFPEAERNFLTVHLCNLLS; from the coding sequence ATGGATTTAAGAGATATGTTAAACCAGCGTCTGGACATTCTGGAGGAAAATCATGTGATCTGCAAAAAGGTTGCGGATTATTCCAGAAAAGCAGTGGAACGGATCCTGGAAGAAAAACCTGACACAGAGGAAGATAAGGCGGCAATGTTCATTACCCATCTGGCCATGGCAGGACAAAGAGTTTTAGACGGGGTTGTGGAGCACCCTCTGGATAATACGCTCCTCGATGGAATAAAAAAGGAGCCGGTTTACCAAAGAGCGGAAGTGTTAAAAGAGGAACTGTTAAAGGAAACAGATATCCAGTTCCCGGAAGCAGAGCGGAATTTCCTGACCGTTCATCTATGCAATCTGCTTTCATAA
- the yhfZ gene encoding GntR family transcriptional regulator YhfZ: protein MKNNCLEAGNLYQKIGLVKNLLALDLMSRNAGDRILPISEYQDKFGVSRGTIQNAFACLKECNAVTLENHGHQGTCIKEIDYKKLQENCMRKEILGIMPLPYSVTYEGFATAMYTQFAPLNFNMAYARGAVGRIDLVESGTYQFAICSQYAAEQSIREGKQIEAAINFGPGSFLSRHVLLLGDSKYESIQDGMRVAYDSSSIDQSCITKNIIHGKKVTLVPIRTQQTVGALMDGIIDAGVWNYDDILEHKYKSLNVVFLDESDYNNLFSTAVMVIRKEDEYLKALLEKYVSVPKVVEIIREVREKKREPYF from the coding sequence ATGAAAAACAATTGTTTAGAAGCAGGAAACCTATATCAAAAAATAGGTCTGGTAAAAAATCTGTTGGCGTTGGATTTAATGTCCCGGAATGCAGGAGACCGGATTCTGCCGATCTCAGAGTATCAGGATAAATTCGGGGTATCCAGGGGGACCATTCAGAACGCATTTGCCTGTTTAAAAGAGTGCAATGCTGTGACATTGGAGAATCATGGGCATCAGGGAACCTGCATCAAAGAGATTGATTACAAGAAGCTGCAGGAAAACTGTATGCGCAAAGAAATTCTAGGGATCATGCCTCTTCCCTATTCCGTGACTTATGAAGGTTTCGCCACGGCCATGTATACCCAGTTTGCACCGCTTAACTTTAATATGGCTTACGCCAGAGGTGCAGTAGGACGTATTGATCTGGTGGAATCAGGAACCTACCAGTTTGCTATCTGCTCCCAGTATGCGGCGGAACAATCCATAAGAGAAGGAAAGCAGATTGAAGCGGCAATTAATTTTGGCCCGGGCAGCTTTCTTTCCAGGCACGTGCTTCTTTTAGGGGATTCCAAATATGAAAGCATTCAGGATGGTATGCGGGTCGCATATGACAGCAGCTCCATTGACCAGAGCTGCATTACTAAAAATATTATACACGGCAAAAAGGTTACTCTGGTTCCAATCCGGACCCAGCAGACCGTAGGCGCCTTGATGGATGGTATCATAGATGCAGGTGTATGGAACTATGACGATATTCTGGAGCATAAGTACAAATCGCTGAACGTAGTTTTCTTAGACGAATCTGATTATAACAACCTGTTTTCAACGGCTGTAATGGTTATCAGAAAGGAGGATGAATATCTAAAGGCACTATTAGAAAAGTATGTCAGTGTACCGAAGGTTGTGGAGATCATCCGGGAGGTAAGGGAGAAAAAAAGAGAACCATATTTTTAA
- a CDS encoding AAA family ATPase yields the protein MSGNLVIAIGRQCGSSGKIIGQKLAEELGIKCYDKELLALAAKNSGLCEELFKTHDEKPTNSFLYSLVMDTYSMGFTTSGYMDMPINHKIFLAQFDTIKQLADEESCVIVGRCADYALADYPNLVSVFITADEEDKVKSLKELYHVDDTKAKDIMVKTDKKRSSYYNYYSNKKWGDVRSYDLCINRSSVGIDGTVKLIHNFVDAKMEWNKANR from the coding sequence ATGAGTGGAAATTTAGTAATTGCAATTGGAAGACAATGCGGAAGTTCTGGAAAAATCATCGGACAGAAATTGGCAGAAGAACTGGGCATTAAATGCTATGACAAGGAGCTTTTGGCACTTGCAGCAAAAAACAGTGGGTTATGTGAAGAATTATTCAAGACCCATGATGAAAAGCCAACCAACAGTTTTCTGTATTCCCTTGTGATGGATACATATTCCATGGGATTCACGACCTCTGGTTACATGGATATGCCAATTAATCATAAGATCTTTTTAGCACAGTTTGATACCATCAAACAGCTGGCGGATGAAGAATCCTGTGTAATCGTTGGAAGATGTGCCGATTATGCTCTGGCGGATTATCCCAACCTTGTTTCCGTGTTTATTACTGCCGATGAAGAAGACAAGGTTAAGTCCTTAAAAGAACTTTATCATGTTGACGATACCAAAGCCAAGGATATTATGGTCAAAACGGACAAAAAACGTTCCAGCTATTATAATTACTATTCCAATAAAAAATGGGGAGATGTAAGAAGCTACGATTTATGCATTAATCGAAGCTCCGTAGGGATAGATGGAACCGTTAAGCTGATCCACAATTTTGTTGATGCAAAAATGGAATGGAATAAGGCGAACCGTTAA
- a CDS encoding RluA family pseudouridine synthase: MSQEFVVAPEEAGVRIDRYLSDQCQDISRSYLQKLLKEQSVLVEEKPVKSNYKVNAGDRISLTLPEIREPEIMPEEIPLDIVYEDKDIILINKPKGMVVHPAAGHYSGTLVNGLMFHCRSELSGINGVMRPGIVHRIDMDTTGVLIVCKNDMAHNSISEQLKEHSITRKYAAIVHGVLKDDEGTINAPIGRHPIDRKKMSINEKNGREAVTHYRVLERFRQFTYIECQLETGRTHQIRVHMASIGHPLLGDSVYGPAKCPFRLTGQTLHAGVLGIIHPRSGEYMEFTAPLPDYFEELLRKLRLT, from the coding sequence TTGAGTCAAGAGTTTGTTGTCGCTCCTGAGGAAGCCGGTGTCCGGATCGACCGGTATTTATCCGACCAATGCCAGGACATTTCCCGTTCCTATCTTCAGAAGCTTTTAAAGGAACAATCCGTGCTGGTTGAAGAAAAACCGGTAAAAAGCAATTATAAAGTAAATGCAGGGGACCGGATTTCCCTGACCCTTCCTGAAATAAGGGAACCGGAAATCATGCCGGAGGAAATCCCCCTTGATATTGTCTATGAGGATAAGGATATCATTCTCATTAATAAACCAAAAGGGATGGTAGTTCATCCCGCTGCAGGCCATTACAGCGGAACACTGGTCAATGGACTGATGTTTCATTGCCGCAGTGAGTTATCCGGAATAAACGGAGTTATGCGCCCTGGTATCGTCCATCGGATCGATATGGATACCACCGGGGTTCTTATTGTATGTAAAAATGACATGGCTCACAATTCCATTTCCGAGCAGCTGAAGGAACATTCTATTACCAGAAAATATGCTGCAATCGTACACGGAGTCCTAAAGGATGACGAGGGGACGATCAACGCCCCCATTGGCCGCCATCCCATAGACCGGAAAAAGATGAGCATCAATGAGAAAAATGGAAGAGAAGCGGTAACCCATTACCGCGTCCTTGAACGGTTTCGGCAGTTTACCTATATTGAATGCCAGCTTGAGACGGGCCGGACTCATCAGATCCGCGTCCATATGGCAAGCATAGGCCATCCTCTTTTAGGTGATTCTGTCTATGGCCCCGCAAAGTGCCCATTCCGTCTTACCGGACAGACGCTTCATGCCGGCGTATTGGGAATCATCCATCCCAGAAGCGGTGAATATATGGAATTTACAGCGCCTCTTCCCGACTATTTTGAAGAACTATTGAGAAAACTGCGGTTAACTTAA
- the lspA gene encoding signal peptidase II yields the protein MNQKTKLIIGMIIGFFLSIGLDQWTKLLVVKHLMNRPPLVIWNGVFELYYSENRGAAFGMLQGKQAFFLLVALLVLSAAAFAVSRMPADRKYLPLHLIAMFLSAGAVGNMIDRFLRGYVVDFLYFKLIDFPIFNVADCYVTVSMFAFMLLFLFYYKEEDLSCLSFHKKEELG from the coding sequence ATGAATCAAAAAACAAAACTGATCATTGGGATGATCATCGGCTTCTTTCTTTCCATTGGACTGGATCAATGGACAAAGCTTCTTGTTGTTAAGCATCTCATGAATCGTCCTCCCTTAGTCATCTGGAATGGAGTATTTGAACTTTATTATTCCGAAAACCGGGGGGCAGCGTTTGGAATGCTTCAGGGAAAACAGGCGTTTTTCCTGCTGGTTGCCTTGTTAGTGCTTTCAGCAGCGGCTTTTGCGGTCAGCCGTATGCCTGCTGATAGAAAATACCTGCCGCTGCACCTTATTGCCATGTTTCTTTCGGCAGGAGCGGTGGGAAATATGATCGACCGCTTTTTAAGAGGCTATGTGGTAGACTTTTTATATTTCAAGCTGATCGATTTTCCGATTTTTAATGTTGCGGATTGTTACGTTACGGTTTCCATGTTCGCCTTCATGCTCCTGTTTCTGTTTTATTACAAAGAGGAGGACTTATCCTGTCTTTCCTTTCATAAAAAGGAGGAGCTGGGTTGA
- the aroB gene encoding 3-dehydroquinate synthase, giving the protein MGYRIPVHMNGAFIYEIVMETGFDGLKEELKKLNLGERKVCIVTDSNVAPLYLEEVESIVSACCKKAEHFIFPAGEENKNLDTVRNLYEALIVKQFDRHDYLLALGGGVVGDLCGFGAATYLRGISFIQVPTTLLSQVDSSIGGKTGVDFDSYKNMVGAFHMPKLVYSSTATLKTLSEEQFSSGMGEVIKHGLIKDASYYQWLMEHAAEIHSRDLTVLSEMVLVSNKIKRDVVEKDPTEQGERALLNLGHTLGHAIEKLSDFRLVHGHCVGLGCIAAMAISINRGMIRSEELPKLLTVMEQFAMPVSVSGLSAETIVLTTKSDKKMDSGTIRFILLEQIGKAFTCKTVTDTEMAESLRHILT; this is encoded by the coding sequence ATGGGATATAGAATTCCGGTACACATGAACGGTGCCTTCATTTATGAGATTGTCATGGAAACTGGGTTTGACGGACTAAAAGAAGAACTGAAAAAGCTTAACCTGGGAGAACGCAAGGTTTGTATTGTCACGGATTCCAATGTGGCACCTCTTTACCTTGAGGAAGTAGAATCGATTGTTTCTGCCTGCTGCAAAAAAGCAGAACATTTTATTTTCCCTGCCGGAGAAGAAAACAAAAATCTGGATACCGTCAGGAACTTATATGAAGCCCTTATTGTAAAACAATTTGACCGCCATGACTATCTGCTTGCTTTGGGCGGAGGAGTTGTGGGAGATTTATGCGGTTTTGGGGCGGCCACCTATCTGCGGGGAATATCCTTTATTCAGGTGCCTACAACCCTGCTGTCTCAAGTTGACTCCAGCATCGGCGGAAAAACCGGCGTTGATTTTGATTCCTACAAAAATATGGTAGGAGCCTTCCATATGCCGAAGCTGGTATATTCAAGTACCGCCACCTTAAAAACTCTTTCAGAAGAACAATTTTCCTCAGGAATGGGAGAGGTAATCAAGCATGGACTGATCAAAGATGCCTCCTATTACCAATGGCTTATGGAGCATGCCGCTGAAATCCATAGCAGGGATTTAACAGTGTTAAGCGAAATGGTTCTTGTGAGCAACAAGATCAAGCGGGATGTGGTGGAAAAGGATCCAACAGAACAGGGAGAGCGCGCTCTTTTAAATCTGGGCCATACCCTGGGACACGCCATTGAAAAGCTTTCGGATTTTCGGCTTGTGCACGGCCACTGTGTAGGACTTGGCTGCATCGCTGCCATGGCGATTTCCATCAATAGAGGAATGATCCGTTCAGAAGAACTTCCAAAACTTTTAACAGTTATGGAGCAATTTGCCATGCCTGTTTCTGTAAGCGGGCTTTCTGCTGAAACTATTGTACTCACAACAAAAAGTGATAAAAAAATGGATTCCGGCACCATCCGGTTTATTCTGTTAGAACAGATTGGTAAAGCCTTCACCTGCAAGACTGTCACTGATACGGAAATGGCAGAATCGCTTCGCCATATCTTAACTTAA
- a CDS encoding cell division protein SepF, whose translation MSILGKLMDSMRLNDTDDDDYYLDDDYEDESDKPAKRTLFSKKNEEDYYEEEDELDQKPRFLSRSPKVVPMKQSRIMEVSMVKPTSIEDAKEICDHMLAGKAVVLNMEGIHTEVAQRIIDFTSGATYSMNGNLQKISNYIFIATPESVELSGDFQDLLNNGSLDMGGMNLRL comes from the coding sequence ATGAGCATTTTAGGCAAACTGATGGATAGCATGCGCTTAAACGATACAGATGATGACGATTACTATTTAGATGACGACTACGAGGATGAAAGCGATAAACCTGCTAAGAGAACCCTTTTCTCAAAAAAGAATGAAGAGGATTACTACGAGGAAGAGGACGAGCTTGATCAAAAGCCTCGTTTCCTATCCCGGTCCCCTAAAGTAGTGCCCATGAAGCAGTCCCGCATTATGGAGGTATCCATGGTGAAACCAACCTCCATTGAAGATGCTAAGGAAATTTGCGATCATATGCTGGCCGGAAAGGCTGTTGTCCTCAATATGGAAGGCATCCATACAGAAGTCGCCCAGAGAATCATCGACTTTACCTCAGGCGCCACTTATTCCATGAATGGTAATTTACAGAAAATATCAAATTACATATTCATAGCGACCCCGGAATCCGTAGAGCTCTCCGGTGATTTTCAAGATCTGTTAAATAATGGAAGCCTGGATATGGGCGGAATGAATTTACGCCTATAA
- a CDS encoding YggS family pyridoxal phosphate-dependent enzyme: MVRENLEEVNNRILAACKRAGRNPEEVTLIAVSKTKPAVMISEAYSAGARDFGENKVQELCEKHLALPEDIRWHMIGHLQRNKVKQVIDKTVLIHSVDSIRLAEQIEEEAARKNLIVDILLEVNVAEEESKYGFKLGETESALRRIASLPHVKIKGLMTIAPFVEKSEENRPVFKKLRQFYVDMQSKNVDNVSMNMLSMGMTGDYEIAIEEGATLVRVGTGIFGTRYYMNT, from the coding sequence TTGGTTAGGGAAAATCTGGAAGAAGTAAATAACCGGATATTAGCCGCCTGTAAGAGGGCAGGAAGAAATCCGGAAGAAGTAACACTGATAGCAGTAAGCAAAACAAAACCCGCTGTCATGATTTCAGAAGCATATTCTGCCGGTGCCCGGGATTTTGGAGAAAATAAAGTGCAGGAACTTTGTGAAAAGCACCTTGCCCTTCCGGAAGATATCCGCTGGCATATGATTGGACATTTGCAGAGAAACAAAGTCAAGCAGGTTATTGACAAAACTGTGCTGATCCACAGTGTAGACTCTATCCGCCTGGCGGAGCAGATCGAAGAAGAAGCAGCCAGAAAAAACTTAATTGTGGACATCCTTTTGGAAGTGAATGTGGCAGAAGAGGAAAGCAAATATGGGTTTAAATTGGGGGAGACGGAAAGCGCGCTTCGTAGAATCGCCAGCCTTCCCCATGTAAAGATAAAAGGTCTTATGACTATTGCACCTTTTGTAGAAAAATCTGAGGAAAATCGTCCCGTTTTTAAAAAATTAAGACAATTTTATGTTGACATGCAAAGCAAAAACGTTGATAATGTTAGTATGAATATGCTCTCAATGGGTATGACCGGAGACTATGAGATTGCCATAGAAGAAGGTGCTACTCTGGTAAGAGTCGGTACCGGAATTTTCGGTACAAGATATTATATGAACACTTAA
- a CDS encoding D-alanyl-D-alanine carboxypeptidase family protein: MKKRVFVKSGCIALCTVFLTGCAGLKGLDNPYVYSERTALYQSSAVSGRAEPFAHDLCIVSEDPSSQDNAVTAEAAAVFDLTDKKVLFAKNPFERLYPASITKTMTALIALKYGNLTDEVTVTKDAVITEAGATLCGIKPGDKLTMEQLLYGLMLPSGNDAGSAIATHMAGGIDQFAQMMNDEALNVGATGTHFLNPHGLSDDDHYTTAYDLYLIFNEALKYPEFRKIVGTTEYTTTYQDGAGKPVNATWKGTNWYMTGERQMPEGLTVLGGKTGTTKAAGSCLIMGSSDSSKREYITVVLKAPNHAGLYDNMTNILNKIVE, translated from the coding sequence GTGAAAAAAAGAGTTTTTGTAAAATCAGGCTGCATAGCCTTATGTACCGTATTTCTGACAGGCTGCGCCGGTCTGAAGGGACTGGACAATCCTTATGTGTATTCGGAAAGAACCGCCCTTTACCAGTCCAGTGCAGTATCTGGCAGAGCAGAACCCTTTGCTCATGATCTCTGTATCGTTTCAGAGGATCCTTCCAGCCAGGACAATGCGGTCACTGCCGAAGCTGCCGCAGTCTTTGACTTAACGGATAAGAAAGTCCTGTTTGCAAAGAATCCTTTTGAGCGTTTATATCCTGCAAGCATCACAAAAACCATGACAGCTCTTATTGCCTTAAAATACGGAAATTTAACAGATGAAGTCACGGTGACCAAAGATGCTGTCATTACGGAAGCCGGGGCTACTTTATGTGGGATAAAGCCAGGAGACAAGCTGACTATGGAACAGCTTTTATATGGTCTTATGCTCCCATCCGGAAATGATGCCGGGTCTGCCATTGCAACCCATATGGCCGGAGGGATAGACCAGTTTGCACAGATGATGAATGATGAAGCGTTGAATGTTGGAGCTACAGGCACTCATTTCCTTAATCCTCACGGTTTAAGCGATGATGATCACTATACCACAGCTTATGACCTGTATTTAATCTTTAATGAAGCTTTAAAGTATCCCGAATTTCGCAAGATCGTTGGTACAACTGAGTACACCACCACCTATCAGGATGGAGCGGGAAAACCAGTAAATGCAACCTGGAAAGGCACCAACTGGTATATGACAGGAGAGCGCCAGATGCCGGAAGGACTTACCGTCCTGGGCGGAAAAACAGGTACGACTAAGGCGGCCGGAAGCTGCCTGATCATGGGAAGCTCGGATTCCTCTAAGCGGGAATATATTACCGTTGTTTTAAAGGCACCGAATCATGCAGGCCTTTACGATAATATGACAAATATATTGAATAAAATTGTAGAATAG
- the mgsA gene encoding methylglyoxal synthase, producing the protein MNIGLVAHDSKKKLMQNFCIAYRGILSKHMLYATGTTGRLIEEVTNLNVHKYLAGHLGGEQQLGSQIEHNEIDLVIFLRDPLTPKSHEPDIVNIMSTCDMHNIPLATNLATAELLIKSLERGDMEWREMYK; encoded by the coding sequence ATGAATATAGGACTAGTTGCACACGATTCAAAGAAAAAACTTATGCAGAACTTCTGCATTGCCTACAGGGGAATTTTAAGTAAACACATGTTATATGCTACCGGAACCACCGGACGTCTGATCGAAGAGGTGACAAACTTAAATGTTCATAAATATCTGGCCGGACACCTGGGCGGGGAGCAGCAGTTGGGATCCCAGATTGAACACAATGAGATCGATCTGGTTATCTTTTTAAGGGATCCTCTTACACCCAAGTCCCATGAACCGGATATCGTAAACATCATGAGCACCTGTGATATGCACAACATTCCTCTTGCAACCAATCTGGCTACCGCAGAGCTTTTGATCAAGTCTCTGGAGCGCGGTGACATGGAATGGCGTGAGATGTATAAATAG
- a CDS encoding FtsW/RodA/SpoVE family cell cycle protein encodes MFSDYNFKYYNYRLVLYMMSLSVIGILVVASASNQDSSTVTKQIIGVMVGFALAIGLSIIDYHRIIKLYALIYAGCIILLGAVLVMGHTAGGATRWINIPGIGRIQPSEFVKIGLIVFFSWYWNKYQERLNTPIMIGLAALLAAIPIGLIFAEPNLSTSLVVSIIILCMVFSAGISYRWIGGVLAVAIPAGALFIFLLTKGLIPFIHDYQARRILAWIYPHAEQYAENLYQQKNSIMAISSGQLQGKGLFNTTIASVKDGNFLSAGETDFIFAIIGEEMGFRGSVIVIVLIGLVVFECLYLASKTKDMSGKLICTGMAALIGFQAFANIAVATQIFPNTGLPLPFISSGVSSLISIFMGMGLVLNVGLQRKIGN; translated from the coding sequence ATGTTTTCTGATTACAATTTTAAATACTATAATTACCGGTTAGTTTTGTACATGATGTCGCTGTCCGTTATCGGAATTCTTGTGGTGGCCAGCGCCTCCAACCAGGATTCCAGTACAGTGACAAAACAGATTATCGGCGTAATGGTGGGATTTGCCCTGGCTATTGGGCTTTCCATCATAGACTATCATAGAATTATCAAGCTTTATGCTCTGATTTATGCGGGCTGCATTATTTTGCTGGGAGCTGTTCTTGTTATGGGACATACGGCTGGAGGAGCCACCAGATGGATCAATATTCCTGGTATCGGACGGATACAGCCATCTGAATTCGTAAAGATCGGTTTAATTGTGTTCTTTTCCTGGTATTGGAACAAATACCAGGAAAGGTTAAACACACCGATTATGATAGGGCTGGCCGCTTTGCTTGCGGCCATACCCATCGGCCTTATTTTTGCAGAGCCGAATTTATCCACCAGCCTTGTGGTTTCCATTATTATCCTGTGTATGGTATTTTCCGCAGGAATCAGTTACCGCTGGATCGGGGGCGTCCTTGCCGTTGCAATACCGGCAGGAGCGCTTTTCATATTTCTGCTGACCAAAGGACTGATCCCTTTTATACACGATTATCAAGCGCGGCGGATCCTTGCATGGATTTATCCCCATGCAGAGCAGTATGCGGAGAATCTGTATCAGCAAAAAAATTCAATTATGGCAATCAGTTCCGGACAGCTTCAAGGGAAAGGACTTTTTAATACAACCATTGCATCGGTGAAAGATGGAAACTTCTTATCAGCCGGGGAAACCGACTTTATTTTCGCCATTATCGGCGAAGAAATGGGATTTCGAGGCAGCGTTATCGTCATTGTTCTTATTGGTTTGGTTGTATTTGAATGCCTTTATTTGGCATCCAAGACCAAAGATATGTCAGGAAAACTGATTTGTACCGGCATGGCAGCCTTGATCGGCTTCCAGGCCTTTGCCAATATCGCCGTGGCAACGCAGATATTTCCCAATACAGGCCTTCCTCTCCCCTTTATCAGCTCGGGAGTCAGTTCGCTCATCAGCATCTTTATGGGTATGGGACTGGTGCTAAATGTTGGACTGCAGCGCAAAATCGGTAATTAA
- the minE gene encoding cell division topological specificity factor MinE has translation MSLLPVFRKKNSGEIARNRLKLLLVADKADCSPEIMQMIKDDMVRVVSRYMDIDSDRIEIQMKKLKQPDCERFIPVLYANIPIRDVPDKGIY, from the coding sequence ATGAGCCTGCTTCCTGTATTCCGCAAGAAGAATTCAGGAGAAATTGCAAGAAATCGTCTGAAACTTTTGCTGGTTGCGGACAAGGCAGATTGTTCTCCTGAGATCATGCAGATGATAAAAGACGATATGGTCCGTGTTGTTTCAAGATACATGGATATAGATTCCGACAGAATAGAGATACAGATGAAGAAGCTTAAACAGCCGGATTGCGAACGCTTTATTCCGGTTCTTTATGCAAACATCCCTATTCGCGACGTACCTGATAAGGGGATATACTGA
- the minD gene encoding septum site-determining protein MinD gives MSEIIVITSGKGGVGKTTTSANVGTGLAILGKKVVLIDTDIGLRNLDVVMGLENRIVYNLVDVVEGNCRMKQALIKDKRYPNLFLLPSAQTRDKTAVTPEQMVKLVDDLREEFDYILLDCPAGIEQGFQNAIAGADRAIVVTTPEVSAIRDADRIIGLLDAADMGAIELIVNRIRADMVKRGDMMSLDDVMDILAVDIIGAVPDDEDIVISTNQGEPLVGMGTPAGQAYMDICRRITGENVPLQNPAVREGLFFKLSHLLKRA, from the coding sequence ATGAGCGAGATTATCGTAATCACTTCTGGAAAAGGCGGGGTAGGCAAGACAACAACCTCTGCCAATGTTGGTACCGGACTTGCGATTCTGGGTAAAAAAGTAGTCCTGATCGATACTGATATAGGACTTCGGAACCTGGATGTTGTTATGGGTCTGGAAAACCGCATTGTCTACAATTTAGTAGACGTGGTAGAGGGCAACTGCCGTATGAAGCAGGCCCTGATAAAAGACAAAAGATACCCGAACTTATTTTTACTTCCTTCAGCCCAGACCAGGGACAAGACGGCAGTCACTCCCGAGCAAATGGTAAAACTGGTTGATGATTTAAGAGAAGAGTTTGATTACATCCTGCTGGATTGCCCTGCAGGAATTGAACAAGGCTTTCAAAACGCCATTGCAGGCGCTGACAGAGCTATTGTTGTTACCACTCCGGAAGTTTCTGCAATCCGGGATGCGGACCGGATCATCGGGCTTTTAGATGCCGCTGACATGGGAGCCATTGAACTCATCGTAAACCGGATCCGTGCGGATATGGTGAAAAGGGGAGACATGATGTCTCTGGACGATGTCATGGACATCCTTGCCGTTGATATTATCGGCGCTGTGCCGGATGACGAGGACATCGTCATTTCCACAAACCAGGGAGAACCTCTCGTTGGTATGGGAACCCCGGCCGGACAGGCCTATATGGATATCTGCAGGCGGATTACCGGGGAAAACGTACCGCTTCAGAACCCAGCAGTACGTGAAGGCCTGTTCTTTAAACTCTCCCATCTCTTAAAGAGAGCATAG
- the minC gene encoding septum site-determining protein MinC encodes MHNTVVIKSNRAGMTVILDPDTPFPQLLSDIGKKFGDHAKFWGSVQMTLTLEGRELNSEEEFAIINQITENSNVEIICLVDTDINRMERCEKALNEKLMELSCQTGQFFKGNLQSGETLESEASIVIIGDVYKGAKVLAKGNVIVLGKLSGTVCAGVAGNRGALITALDMAPIQLRIADCTSGLDGRGKRLGRGPMKAYMENNKVIIKPMKKSVEIFQKLR; translated from the coding sequence ATGCATAATACCGTAGTAATTAAAAGCAACAGAGCAGGTATGACTGTCATCCTGGACCCAGACACCCCCTTCCCTCAGCTTCTATCTGATATTGGGAAAAAATTCGGGGATCATGCGAAATTCTGGGGATCCGTACAAATGACCCTGACCCTGGAAGGGCGGGAACTGAATTCCGAGGAAGAGTTCGCAATCATCAACCAGATCACGGAAAACTCCAATGTGGAGATCATCTGCCTGGTTGATACGGATATAAACCGTATGGAGCGCTGCGAAAAAGCACTGAACGAGAAACTCATGGAGCTGTCCTGCCAGACAGGGCAGTTCTTCAAGGGCAATCTACAAAGCGGAGAGACTTTGGAATCCGAAGCCAGCATTGTGATCATCGGTGATGTATACAAAGGTGCAAAGGTTTTGGCAAAAGGCAATGTGATCGTTCTTGGAAAACTTTCCGGAACGGTATGTGCAGGTGTAGCAGGCAACCGGGGAGCGCTCATTACTGCCCTGGATATGGCTCCAATCCAGCTGCGCATCGCAGATTGCACCTCAGGCCTTGACGGAAGAGGAAAGCGCCTGGGAAGAGGTCCTATGAAGGCTTACATGGAAAATAACAAGGTCATAATTAAACCAATGAAAAAAAGTGTGGAAATATTCCAAAAACTAAGGTAG